Proteins from a single region of Natronincola ferrireducens:
- a CDS encoding YbaK/EbsC family protein, whose amino-acid sequence MEGVLQRVKDYIETLPIELEVIEFQEGTTKTAAMAAEQLGVTVGQIAKSILFLAQGEPALVVTSGDIKVNASALKKVLGAKPKLAKQEECIAITGFPPGGVCPFALKTSIRILIDKSMERFEVVYAAAGTANTAVPITVEELLMVTQGELVDVCKE is encoded by the coding sequence ATGGAAGGGGTTTTGCAAAGGGTAAAGGATTATATAGAAACGTTGCCGATAGAATTAGAAGTAATAGAATTTCAAGAAGGAACTACTAAAACAGCAGCAATGGCAGCAGAGCAGTTGGGTGTAACCGTGGGTCAAATAGCAAAATCTATTTTATTTCTGGCTCAGGGAGAGCCTGCTTTGGTGGTTACCAGTGGAGACATAAAGGTTAATGCAAGTGCATTAAAAAAGGTTTTAGGAGCTAAGCCTAAATTGGCAAAGCAAGAAGAATGTATTGCAATAACAGGGTTTCCACCGGGAGGCGTATGTCCCTTTGCTTTAAAAACTTCTATAAGAATATTAATTGATAAAAGCATGGAGCGTTTTGAAGTGGTTTATGCAGCTGCTGGCACTGCTAATACCGCTGTGCCTATTACAGTAGAGGAGCTTTTGATGGTTACCCAAGGAGAACTGGTGGATGTATGCAAGGAATAG